In one window of Gossypium hirsutum isolate 1008001.06 chromosome A01, Gossypium_hirsutum_v2.1, whole genome shotgun sequence DNA:
- the LOC107925470 gene encoding long chain acyl-CoA synthetase 2 isoform X1: protein MSVTYTVKVEDSRPESGKKPSAGPVYRCIYAKYGLLDLPDRMHSPWEFFSESVKRNPNNRMLGRRQTTDSKQAGPYVWITYQEAYDAALRIGSAMRNQGVNPGDRCGIYGSNCPEWIIAMEACNCQAVTYVPLYHTLGANAVEFIVNHAEVAIAFVQENKLPAILSCLPACCSYLKTIVSFANVSSIQKKEAEELGVSLFSWKEFSELVACFNNGSLDCELPQKQKTDICTIMYTSGTTGEPKGVILTNKAIMTEVLSIDQLIEITDKACSEEDTYFSFLPLAHVYDQIMETYFIKRGSSIGFWQGDVRYLMDDVQELKPTAFCAVPRVYDRIYTGIVNKIASGGLIRNKLFQYAYNYKLRNIENGFPQDKASPLLDKLVFDKVRQALGGKVRLMLSGAAPLPRHVEEFLRVSCCSNLSQGYGLTESCGGCFTSLANVMSMIGTVGVPITTIEARLESVPEMGYDALSSVPRGEICLRGNTLFSGYYKRQDLTDEVVIDGWFHTGDIGELQSDGSMKIIDRKKNIFKLSQGEYVAVENIENTYSRCPLIASIWVYGNSFESFLVAVVVPERKALEDWGKENGEATDFKSLCENPKARKYILNELNSTGQTHHLRGFELLKAVYLEPNPFDMERDLVTPTFKLKRPQLLKYYKDRIDELYSEGKGAKV from the exons ATGTCAGTCACATATACAGTGAAGGTTGAAGATTCAAGGCCGGAATCTGGGAAAAAGCCGTCCGCCGGGCCGGTTTATAGGTGCATCTATGCTAAGTATGGTCTCTTGGATTTGCCAGACAGAATGCATTCTCCATGGGAGTTCTTTAG CGAGTCGGTTAAACGGAATCCAAATAATCGAATGCTGGGACGACGACAAACCACAGATTCTAAG CAAGCTGGTCCTTATGTATGGATCACATATCAGGAGGCTTATGATGCAGCTCTCAGAATTGGTTCTGCCATGAGGAACCAGGGTGTCAATCCT GGGGACCGATGTGGTATATACGGGTCTAATTGTCCGGAATGGATCATTGCTATGGAG GCTTGTAACTGTCAAGCTGTAACATATGTACCTCTATATCATACTCTTG GTGCTAATGCAGTGGAGTTCATCGTTAACCATGCCGAAGTTGCTATAGCCTTTGTTCAAGAGAACAAACTCCCTGCT ATCCTATCATGCCTTCCAGCATGTTGTTCTTACTTAAAAA CCATTGTTAGCTTTGCAAATGTTTCTAGCATACAGAAGAAGGAAGCTGAAGAGCTTGGTGTATCTCTGTTTTCATGGAAGGAGTTCTCTGAGCTGGTAGCATGCTTCAACAAT GGTTCTTTGGATTGTGAGCTTCCACAAAAACAGAAGACTGATATATGCACAATAATGTATACAAGTGGAACAACAGGAGAACCAAAAGGAGTCATTCTCACAAACAAGGCAATCATGACAGAAGTTTTGTCTATAGATCAGCTTATAGAAATTACAGACAAAGCG TGTTCGGAAGAGGATACATATTTCTCTTTCCTCCCTCTGGCTCATGTCTACGATCAGATAATGGAGACTTATTTCATCAAAAGAGGTTCCTCAATAGGATTTTGGCAAGGG GATGTCCGTTATTTAATGGACGATGTCCAGGAACTAAAACCAACCGCATTTTGTGCGGTTCCAAGAGTTTATGACCGTATATACACTG GTATTGTCAACAAAATTGCATCTGGTGGTCTAATTCGGAATAAGTTGTTCCAGTATGCCTATAACTA caaattaagaaatatagagAATGGATTCCCACAGGACAAAGCATCTCCTCTCTTAGACAAACTCGTCTTCGACAAG GTAAGACAAGCATTGGGAGGCAAAGTTCGTTTAATGCTATCTGGTGCAGCACCTTTGCCTAGGCATGTGGAGGAGTTTCTGCGGGTCTCCTGCTGCTCTAATTTATCACAAGGATATG GTTTGACTGAGAGCTGTGGTGGATGTTTTACTTCACTTGCCAATGTAATGTCAATGATTGGAACTGTAGGAGTTCCAATCACAACCATTGAAGCAAGGCTTGAGTCAGTGCCAGAGATGGGATATGATGCACTTTCCAGTGTACCACGTGGAGAAATATGCTTGAGGGGAAACACCTTGTTCTCAGGTTACTACAAGAGACAGGATCTAACTGATGAAGTTGTTATCGATGGCTGGTTTCATACAg GTGACATCGGAGAACTGCAATCCGATGGATCGATGAAAATCATCGATAGGAAAAAGAATATATTCAAGCTTTCTCAAGGTGAATATGTTGCAGTTGAGAACATTGAGAATACATACTCACGTTGCCCTCTTATAGCATCG ATTTGGGTTTATGGGAACAGTTTTGAGTCATTTCTGGTGGCAGTGGTAGTCCCAGAAAGGAAGGCATTAGAGGACTGGGGTAAAGAAAATGGTGAAGCTACTGATTTCAAGTCATTATGTGAAAACCCCAAGGCAAGGAAGTACATTTTAAACGAGCTAAATAGCACTGGTCAGACACATCAT CTCAGAGGCTTTGAACTGCTAAAAGCAGTGTATTTGGAACCAAATCCGTTTGACATGGAGAGGGATTTGGTAACCCCAACTTTCAAACTTAAGAGGCCCCAACTGCTTAAATACTACAAG GATCGAATTGATGAACTGTACAGCGAAGGCAAGGGAGCAAAGGTATAA
- the LOC107925378 gene encoding uncharacterized protein encodes MLQVKWRGKGSYLNQFEFMEATHKRSNSDPLQKKVKKNKLNTIFEASNPHKEVGQMKGHVEAKKIETSNTEVHNSLKQEILRLEERLQDQFVVRSTLEKALSHKPFTYDATVENLIPKAAKELIKDIAVLELEVAYLEKYLLSLYRRKFDKTFLSIDENLKPTSMAHKEMFQEVQTHDFMSGDLVSTRNSIGNPPKECDDVWGAEKLLDSSIYRSHSSLSQRSAYSVNSPQRAVARAEELYHSLPLSMLEQAQMDTSNGFSLAEHLGTSINDHVTETSNWLSEEMVKSISAIYCELADPPLINLDYLPSPISHSSPVDVVTSQGQGDTNMWSPKCGKFSSFNSHFDNPFSIGEPKDFSGPYCTMVKVQWIHRDSKKLQDIEHKLQYYRSLVYQLEDVDVRRMKHEEKLAFWINVHNSLVMHAFLIYGIPKNNLKRLSLLLKAAYDVGGQTINIDTIQSSILGCRLPRPGQWLRFLFPSKTKFKVRDPRRAYAIESPEPLLYFALSSGSYSDPAVRIYTPKGVFQELEVAKIEYIQANWSVNKEEKILLPKLMEYFAKDSNVGSAGMLQMVEQFMPDSVRKNLQPSCKRKTGKSIEWISHNFAFRYLFSKELLH; translated from the exons ATGCTTCAAGTAAAATGGCGGGGTAAGGGTTCGTATCTCAACCAGTTTGAGTTCATGGAAGCAACTCACAAACGTTCCAACAG TGACCCGCTTCAGAAGAAAGTCAAGAAGAACAAGTTAAACACAATCTTTGAAGCTTCTAATCCCCAT AAGGAAGTGGGACAAATGAAGGGCCATGTTGAAGCTAAGAAGATTGAAACTTCAAATACTGAGGTTCACAACTCGTTGAAACAAGAG ATTCTACGACTTGAAGAACGATTGCAGGACCAGTTTGTGGTTCGGAGTACATTGGAGAAGGCATTAAGCCATAAGCCTTTTACCTATGATGCAACAGTAGAAAATTTAATCCCCAAA GCTGCCAAGGAACTTATCAAGGATATTGCAGTTTTAGAACTGGAAGTTGCCTACTTGGAGAAATATCTTCTCTCATTGTACCGTCGAAAATTTGATAAAACATTCTTGTCCATAGATGAAAATTTGAAACCAACCTCAATGGCACATAAAGAAATGTTTCAAGAGGTTCAGACACATGATTTCATGTCTGGTGATCTGGTCTCCACTCGAAATTCAATCGGAAATCCTCCAAAGGAATGCGACGATGTTTGGGGTGCTGAGAAACTGTTAGATTCAAGCATTTATCGGAGTCATTCTTCGCTCTCCCAACGATCGGCATATTCAGTTAATTCTCCACAACGAGCTGTGGCTAGAGCTGAAGAACTATACCATTCTCTGCCTTTGTCCATGTTGGAG CAAGCTCAGATGGATACTTCAAATGGATTCAGCTTGGCAGAGCATTTAGGAACCAGTATTAACGATCATGTGACTGAAACATCAAACTGGCTCTCTGAGGAGATGGTTAAGAGCATTTCAGCCATATATTGTGAACTTGCAGACCCACCTTTGATAAACCTTGATTACTTGCCTTCTCCTATTTCACATTCATCCCCTGTTGATGTTGTTACTTCACAAGGTCAAGGTGATACTAATATGTGGAGCCCAAAGTGTGGGAAATTTTCATCCTTCAACTCGCATTTTGACAACCCTTTCAGCATTGGGGAACCTAAGGATTTCAGTGGACCTTACTGCACAATGGTGAAGGTCCAATGGATCCATAGAGATAGTAAGAAGTTACAGGATATTGAACATAAGCTCCAATATTATAG GTCACTTGTCTACCAGCTAGAAGATGTTGATGTTAGAAGGATGAAACATGAAGAGAAGCTAGCTTTCTGGATTAATGTGCACAATTCTCTGGTGATGCAT GCGTTTCTGATTTACGGCATTCCAAAAAACAATCTGAAGAGATTGTCCTTATTACTCAAG GCTGCCTATGATGTTGGGGGGCAGACCATAAACATAGACACAATACAGAGTTCTATTCTAGGATGCCGATTGCCTCGTCCTGGACAG TGGCTTCGGTTTTTGTTTCCTTCAAAGACCAAATTTAAGGTCAGAGATCCTCGAAGAGCTTACGCAATCGAATCACCGGAACCTCTTCTGTATTTTGCACTTTCTTCAGGAAGTTATTCGGACCCTGCG GTACGTATATATACACCCAAGGGAGTGTTCCAGGAACTGGAAGTTGCAAAAATAGAGTACATCCAGGCAAATTGGAGTGTGAACAAAGAAGAGAAAATTCTATTACCAAAACTTATGGAGTATTTTGCAAAAGATTCAAATGTTGGCTCAGCTGGTATGTTGCAGATGGTAGAGCAATTCATGCCTGATTCAGTGAGGAAGAATCTTCAGCCGAGTTGCAAGAGGAAAACTGGGAAAAGCATTGAGTGGATCTCCCACAACTTTGCATTTCGatatctattttcaaaagaattaCTTCACTGA
- the LOC107925462 gene encoding CASP-like protein 5C1, translating into MRAVQSAENFQNKMAMEGVPGSLGTSVGFSLRIGQTLFSSASLLFMSLGVEFYSYSAFCYLVTTMGLVIPWSCTLAVLDGYSVVVKCPVHQPGILFIIAAGDWVLSVLTLAAACSTASVVDLLFQTSGSFCTPKCCGRYQLSAAMAFLTWFLSLASALLNLWLLPSS; encoded by the exons ATGAGAGCCGTCCAGTCGGCAGAGAATTTCCAGAACAAAATGGCCATGGAAGGGGTGCCTGGCTCTTTAGGCACCAGTGTTGGGTTTTCATTGAGAATAGGACAGACCCTGTTTTCTTCTGCTTCTCTTCTCTTCATGTCATTGGGGGTGGAGTTCTACAGCTATTCTGCTTTCTG CTATTTGGTAACAACCATGGGATTAGTGATTCCATGGAGTTGTACATTGGCAGTGCTGGATGGGTACTCTGTAGTGGTTAAATGCCCTGTTCATCAGCCTGGAATATTGTTCATAATAGCTGCAGGAGATTGG GTGTTATCAGTTCTGACGCTAGCCGCAGCATGTTCAACAGCTAGCGTGGTGGATCTCCTTTTCCAGACAAGCGGCTCCTTTTGCACTCCAAAGTGTTGCGGTAGATATCAACTGTCAGCTGCTATGGCATTTCTCACTTGGTTTCTGTCTTTGGCTTCAGCGCTTCTCAATCTATGGTTACTTCCTTCCTCGTAA
- the LOC107925461 gene encoding RING-H2 finger protein ATL65: MGFTSWAPSPSPYLTPSPSPLSSSSPPSSSSSSSSLSPPSKLPVDFSPPLIAMVVVVAAAFLVVTYSRLISKRLVPLILRLLSFFRRRRRRRRFLPSTTTDLDSLPPSDPFDLPLSPYGLDDSAIKTLPLSLYTSKNRPNNSPKDCAVCLLEFEDNEYVRTLPVCSHAFHVDCIDVWLKSHANCPLCRAGIFAAESPFTPLMAARIRPSLDDPVFENNTLESLTETPLQSFPNNTITEITEEPSPRRRNGNSNCEERFNFVLKRSYSFGFERSLAAERMITEPNTASPWRYRRGGNGFWSRRTSPFGSLMMKPRVFSFRYYRGIKASPFFRRRGFFPLSESSVRFTAGGGGSSRRSKSMASPMFLRSAASSVAAFSSSRLRCGDPEALLSPERFNRR, encoded by the coding sequence ATGGGGTTCACCTCCTGGGCCCCATCTCCATCTCCATATCTGACCCCCTCCCCTTCTCCCTTGTCATCATCATCACCGCCAtcgtcgtcgtcatcatcatcTTCGTTGTCGCCGCCTTCAAAGCTTCCAGTTGACTTCAGCCCACCGTTGATCGCAATGGTGGTAGTAGTTGCTGCAGCATTTTTAGTCGTTACCTATTCGCGTCTCATCTCAAAACGGCTCGTCCCTCTAATTCTCCGTCTACTGAGCTTCTtccgccgccgccgccgccgtCGTCGCTTCCTTCCATCCACCACGACCGACCTTGACTCTCTTCCACCTTCTGATCCCTTCGATCTCCCTCTTTCCCCTTACGGTCTTGATGACTCTGCCATCAAAACCCTGCCGCTTTCCCTCTATACTTCAAAAAATAGACCCAACAACAGCCCCAAAGACTGTGCCGTATGTCTATTGGAGTTCGAAGACAATGAATACGTTCGAACACTCCCAGTTTGCTCGCATGCCTTCCACGTGGATTGCATTGACGTTTGGTTGAAATCACACGCTAATTGCCCACTGTGTAGAGCTGGAATTTTCGCTGCAGAATCTCCTTTTACTCCGTTAATGGCAGCCAGAATCCGTCCGAGCCTCGACGACCCCGTTTTTGAGAACAACACATTGGAGTCCCTAACCGAAACTCCTCTGCAATCTTTTCCAAATAACACTATAACGGAAATAACCGAAGAACCGTCACCCAGAAGAAGGAACGGGAATAGCAATTGCGAGGAGAGGTTTAATTTTGTTCTAAAAAGGTCATATTCATTTGGGTTCGAGAGGAGTTTAGCCGCAGAGAGGATGATAACCGAGCCGAACACAGCGTCGCCTTGGAGGTACAGGAGAGGAGGGAATGGATTTTGGAGCAGAAGGACGTCTCCGTTTGGGTCGTTAATGATGAAACCCAGGGTTTTCTCGTTTAGGTACTACAGAGGGATCAAAGCTTCGCCATTTTTTCGTCGGAGAGGGTTTTTTCCATTGTCGGAATCAAGTGTTAGATTTACCGCCGGCGGCGGAGGCTCGTCGAGAAGAAGTAAGTCGATGGCGAGTCCGATGTTTTTAAGATCAGCAGCTTCAAGTGTGGCGGCTTTCTCGTCGAGTCGGCTCAGATGCGGGGATCCAGAGGCGCTGCTATCACCGGAGAGGTTTAacagaagataa
- the LOC107925454 gene encoding plastid division protein PDV2, whose translation MEEEGVGLALARATELRLKISNCITKATSGNPVSPYKQSQEGKQTDKNASLNGDKPHQTLGGADDEEEAEETTEGLLDIRDALESLEAQLLALQNLQHQQSYEKEVALAEIDYSRRVVLEKLKEYQGKDMEVILEASAFVSKTVENNSDLLLPPYPSRLPRSLVLDNGSLSHLQSTYKSSQNGVSISDPTNEAKNPKQHQDESKRLRKAFGYFIGSAVKTVLPLVGVIYILSLSNFVPNLGKGNHVKVFGTSQQRATEEKNSSDPCPPGKILVMENGEARCLVKERIEVPFESVVSKPDVNYGCG comes from the exons ATGGAAGAAGAGGGAGTAGGGTTAGCATTAGCAAGAGCTACAGAGCTGAGATTGAAAATCAGCAACTGCATCACAAAAGCCACCTCCGGAAATCCTGTTTCTCCCTACAAACAAAGCCAAGAAGGAAAACAAACTGATAAAAATGCTAGCTTGAATGGAGACAAACCCCATCAAACTCTCGGTGGAgctgatgatgaagaagaagcagAAGAAACTACTGAGGGACTTTTGGATATTCGAGATGCCCTTGAATCACTTGAAGCCCAGCTCCTTGCTTTACAG AATCTGCAACATCAGCAAAGTTATGAGAAGGAAGTTGCCCTTGCTGAGATTGATTATAGCCGGAGAGTGGTCTTGGAGAAGCTCAAAGAATATCAAGGGAAGGACATGGAAGTGATTCTCGAGGCTTCTGCTTTTGTTAGCAAAACAGTGGAAAACAACAGTGATCTCCTCCTTCCCCCATATCCAAGTCGCCTCCCACGATCCTTGGTTTTGGATAATGGCTCATTGTCACACTTACAGTCAACATACAAGTCTTCCCAAAATGGGGTTTCCATCAGTGACCCAACAAATGAAGCAAAGAACCCAAAACAACATCAAGATGAATCCAAAAGGTTGAGGAAAGCATTTGGCTACTTCATAGGTTCAGCTGTGAAGACCGTGCTTCCACTTGTTGGTGTAATATACATATTAAGCCTGTCCAATTTTGTGCCGAATCTCGGGAAAGGCAACCATGTCAAGGTTTTTGGCACAAGTCAGCAACGTGCGACTGAAGAGAAGAATTCCAGTGATCCATGTCCACCTGGGAAAATTCTGGTAATGGAGAATGGGGAAGCTCGATGCTTGGTGAAAGAGAGGATTGAAGTACCATTTGAGTCCGTTGTTTCCAAGCCAGATGTAAATTATGGGTGCGGCTGA
- the LOC107925470 gene encoding long chain acyl-CoA synthetase 2 isoform X2, with protein MSVTYTVKVEDSRPESGKKPSAGPVYRCIYAKYGLLDLPDRMHSPWEFFSESVKRNPNNRMLGRRQTTDSKQAGPYVWITYQEAYDAALRIGSAMRNQGVNPGDRCGIYGSNCPEWIIAMEACNCQAVTYVPLYHTLGANAVEFIVNHAEVAIAFVQENKLPAILSCLPACCSYLKTIVSFANVSSIQKKEAEELGVSLFSWKEFSELGSLDCELPQKQKTDICTIMYTSGTTGEPKGVILTNKAIMTEVLSIDQLIEITDKACSEEDTYFSFLPLAHVYDQIMETYFIKRGSSIGFWQGDVRYLMDDVQELKPTAFCAVPRVYDRIYTGIVNKIASGGLIRNKLFQYAYNYKLRNIENGFPQDKASPLLDKLVFDKVRQALGGKVRLMLSGAAPLPRHVEEFLRVSCCSNLSQGYGLTESCGGCFTSLANVMSMIGTVGVPITTIEARLESVPEMGYDALSSVPRGEICLRGNTLFSGYYKRQDLTDEVVIDGWFHTGDIGELQSDGSMKIIDRKKNIFKLSQGEYVAVENIENTYSRCPLIASIWVYGNSFESFLVAVVVPERKALEDWGKENGEATDFKSLCENPKARKYILNELNSTGQTHHLRGFELLKAVYLEPNPFDMERDLVTPTFKLKRPQLLKYYKDRIDELYSEGKGAKV; from the exons ATGTCAGTCACATATACAGTGAAGGTTGAAGATTCAAGGCCGGAATCTGGGAAAAAGCCGTCCGCCGGGCCGGTTTATAGGTGCATCTATGCTAAGTATGGTCTCTTGGATTTGCCAGACAGAATGCATTCTCCATGGGAGTTCTTTAG CGAGTCGGTTAAACGGAATCCAAATAATCGAATGCTGGGACGACGACAAACCACAGATTCTAAG CAAGCTGGTCCTTATGTATGGATCACATATCAGGAGGCTTATGATGCAGCTCTCAGAATTGGTTCTGCCATGAGGAACCAGGGTGTCAATCCT GGGGACCGATGTGGTATATACGGGTCTAATTGTCCGGAATGGATCATTGCTATGGAG GCTTGTAACTGTCAAGCTGTAACATATGTACCTCTATATCATACTCTTG GTGCTAATGCAGTGGAGTTCATCGTTAACCATGCCGAAGTTGCTATAGCCTTTGTTCAAGAGAACAAACTCCCTGCT ATCCTATCATGCCTTCCAGCATGTTGTTCTTACTTAAAAA CCATTGTTAGCTTTGCAAATGTTTCTAGCATACAGAAGAAGGAAGCTGAAGAGCTTGGTGTATCTCTGTTTTCATGGAAGGAGTTCTCTGAGCTG GGTTCTTTGGATTGTGAGCTTCCACAAAAACAGAAGACTGATATATGCACAATAATGTATACAAGTGGAACAACAGGAGAACCAAAAGGAGTCATTCTCACAAACAAGGCAATCATGACAGAAGTTTTGTCTATAGATCAGCTTATAGAAATTACAGACAAAGCG TGTTCGGAAGAGGATACATATTTCTCTTTCCTCCCTCTGGCTCATGTCTACGATCAGATAATGGAGACTTATTTCATCAAAAGAGGTTCCTCAATAGGATTTTGGCAAGGG GATGTCCGTTATTTAATGGACGATGTCCAGGAACTAAAACCAACCGCATTTTGTGCGGTTCCAAGAGTTTATGACCGTATATACACTG GTATTGTCAACAAAATTGCATCTGGTGGTCTAATTCGGAATAAGTTGTTCCAGTATGCCTATAACTA caaattaagaaatatagagAATGGATTCCCACAGGACAAAGCATCTCCTCTCTTAGACAAACTCGTCTTCGACAAG GTAAGACAAGCATTGGGAGGCAAAGTTCGTTTAATGCTATCTGGTGCAGCACCTTTGCCTAGGCATGTGGAGGAGTTTCTGCGGGTCTCCTGCTGCTCTAATTTATCACAAGGATATG GTTTGACTGAGAGCTGTGGTGGATGTTTTACTTCACTTGCCAATGTAATGTCAATGATTGGAACTGTAGGAGTTCCAATCACAACCATTGAAGCAAGGCTTGAGTCAGTGCCAGAGATGGGATATGATGCACTTTCCAGTGTACCACGTGGAGAAATATGCTTGAGGGGAAACACCTTGTTCTCAGGTTACTACAAGAGACAGGATCTAACTGATGAAGTTGTTATCGATGGCTGGTTTCATACAg GTGACATCGGAGAACTGCAATCCGATGGATCGATGAAAATCATCGATAGGAAAAAGAATATATTCAAGCTTTCTCAAGGTGAATATGTTGCAGTTGAGAACATTGAGAATACATACTCACGTTGCCCTCTTATAGCATCG ATTTGGGTTTATGGGAACAGTTTTGAGTCATTTCTGGTGGCAGTGGTAGTCCCAGAAAGGAAGGCATTAGAGGACTGGGGTAAAGAAAATGGTGAAGCTACTGATTTCAAGTCATTATGTGAAAACCCCAAGGCAAGGAAGTACATTTTAAACGAGCTAAATAGCACTGGTCAGACACATCAT CTCAGAGGCTTTGAACTGCTAAAAGCAGTGTATTTGGAACCAAATCCGTTTGACATGGAGAGGGATTTGGTAACCCCAACTTTCAAACTTAAGAGGCCCCAACTGCTTAAATACTACAAG GATCGAATTGATGAACTGTACAGCGAAGGCAAGGGAGCAAAGGTATAA